From Antricoccus suffuscus, the proteins below share one genomic window:
- a CDS encoding enoyl-CoA hydratase-related protein, which translates to MHTEPVITEVDDRGVATVTLNRPEANNAYNRELIEGLAAALDQLEAAEDVRVVVVKGNGRFFQAGADLKWINAVRGEDIDENLDVSRMTAAVVDRLNRVPLPVVSLIQGGCFGGGTGIVAASDVAIAAADAIFSITEVRWGLHASIIIPQLADAMSVRQLRRYALTAERFSAAEAMRIGLVHQIVPPDQLEEYGEKVIVQLLGNAPGAIATTKEHILDYSHGAFSPAGFERIVRSHAEARRTAEAEEGLASFAQKRDASWPVAEPTEA; encoded by the coding sequence GTGCACACCGAACCGGTAATCACCGAGGTCGATGACAGGGGCGTTGCCACGGTCACTCTCAATCGACCAGAAGCCAACAACGCCTATAACCGCGAGCTGATCGAAGGCCTCGCCGCCGCGCTCGACCAGCTGGAGGCGGCCGAGGATGTGCGGGTCGTGGTCGTCAAGGGCAACGGCCGGTTCTTCCAGGCCGGCGCCGATCTAAAGTGGATCAATGCCGTGCGCGGCGAGGACATAGATGAAAACCTCGACGTCTCGCGGATGACCGCCGCTGTAGTGGACCGGCTCAACCGCGTTCCGCTGCCGGTCGTGAGCCTGATCCAGGGCGGCTGCTTTGGCGGCGGCACCGGGATTGTGGCAGCCAGCGACGTCGCAATCGCCGCGGCCGACGCGATCTTCTCCATCACCGAAGTGCGTTGGGGCCTGCACGCGAGCATCATCATCCCGCAGCTAGCCGACGCGATGTCGGTGCGGCAGCTGCGGCGCTACGCACTGACCGCCGAGCGGTTCAGCGCCGCCGAGGCAATGCGGATCGGCCTGGTTCACCAGATTGTGCCGCCCGACCAGCTCGAGGAGTACGGCGAGAAAGTTATCGTCCAGCTGCTCGGCAACGCACCGGGCGCTATCGCGACCACCAAGGAACACATCCTCGACTACTCGCACGGCGCGTTTTCACCGGCCGGTTTCGAACGCATCGTGCGCAGCCACGCGGAGGCACGGCGCACCGCCGAAGCCGAGGAAGGGCTGGCGTCGTTTGCGCAGAAGCGCGATGCGTCCTGGCCGGTCGCAGAGCCGACCGAAGCTTAG
- a CDS encoding glycoside hydrolase family 13 protein — MTDKQWWDDAVFYQIYIRSFADASGDGSGDLMGIKSRLPYLKGLGIDALWITPFYASPQADGGYDVADPRTVDPLYGDLAAFDAMLAEAKRLGLRVTVDVVPNHSSDQHEWFQAALKAAPGSPERDRYIFRDAHDGVLPNNWPAVFGGPAWERTADGQVYLHLFAPEQPDINWDNPEAATDLDRTLRFWLDRGVDGFRIDVAHGMAKPAGLPDLPTLDAAGNVPDGAIDFRWDNDAVHSIHRGIRRTMDDYPDTVTVGEVWVTDRTRLALYLRPDELHMSFNFRLAEAAWAPDELRVAIDESIKTVDGTGTPTCWVLSNHDISRHATRYGGGKTGRARARAAALLQLALPGTPFIYQGDELGLEDVHVPDDALRDPTWERSGHTERGRDGCRVPIPWAGSAAPYGFSTTSRTWLPMPEGWGQRSVEQQEADPASHLRLYRTALAIRRSRNAFGDRSLRWLDGPDGLIAFARSDGMVCALNLTGGPVDIPAGTVLLSSTPPQNGKLPNDAAIWVDPGA; from the coding sequence GTGACTGACAAGCAGTGGTGGGACGACGCGGTCTTCTACCAGATTTATATCCGCTCGTTCGCCGACGCGAGCGGCGACGGGTCCGGCGATTTAATGGGCATCAAGAGCCGTCTGCCGTACCTCAAGGGCCTCGGCATCGACGCGCTGTGGATCACGCCGTTCTATGCCTCGCCGCAGGCCGACGGCGGGTACGACGTGGCGGACCCACGCACAGTTGACCCGCTGTACGGCGATCTCGCTGCATTCGACGCGATGCTCGCCGAGGCGAAACGGCTCGGCTTGCGGGTCACTGTCGACGTCGTACCGAACCACTCGTCGGATCAGCACGAGTGGTTTCAGGCGGCCCTCAAGGCGGCACCGGGCAGCCCCGAGCGGGACCGTTACATATTCCGAGACGCGCACGATGGCGTGCTGCCCAATAACTGGCCGGCTGTATTCGGCGGTCCGGCGTGGGAGCGGACAGCCGACGGTCAGGTCTACCTGCACCTGTTTGCCCCAGAGCAGCCGGATATCAACTGGGACAACCCCGAGGCCGCCACGGACCTCGACAGGACGCTTCGGTTCTGGCTGGATCGAGGGGTCGACGGCTTCCGCATCGACGTGGCGCACGGGATGGCGAAACCGGCCGGGCTACCGGATCTGCCCACACTCGACGCGGCCGGGAATGTTCCGGATGGCGCGATCGACTTCCGCTGGGACAACGACGCCGTACACAGCATTCACCGCGGGATCCGCCGCACAATGGACGACTACCCCGACACGGTCACCGTTGGCGAGGTCTGGGTCACCGACCGCACCCGTCTTGCCCTCTACCTGCGGCCGGACGAGTTGCATATGTCCTTCAACTTCAGGCTGGCCGAGGCCGCGTGGGCGCCGGACGAGCTGCGAGTCGCGATTGACGAATCGATCAAGACTGTCGACGGCACCGGTACGCCGACCTGTTGGGTGTTGTCCAACCACGACATCTCTCGGCACGCCACGCGATACGGCGGTGGCAAGACGGGCCGGGCGCGGGCCCGCGCCGCCGCTCTTCTGCAGCTGGCGTTGCCAGGTACGCCGTTCATCTACCAGGGCGACGAGCTCGGTCTTGAGGACGTGCACGTGCCCGATGACGCGCTGCGCGACCCGACCTGGGAACGTTCGGGGCACACCGAGCGCGGCCGCGACGGTTGCCGGGTGCCGATTCCGTGGGCCGGCAGCGCGGCGCCGTACGGCTTCAGTACCACCTCGCGCACCTGGTTGCCGATGCCGGAGGGATGGGGGCAGCGGTCCGTCGAGCAGCAGGAAGCCGACCCGGCCAGCCATCTTCGGCTCTACCGTACGGCGCTGGCGATCCGACGCTCCCGCAACGCGTTTGGCGACCGGAGCCTGCGTTGGCTAGACGGCCCTGACGGGCTGATCGCGTTTGCCCGCAGCGATGGGATGGTGTGTGCGCTCAACCTGACCGGTGGGCCGGTCGACATACCGGCCGGAACAGTCTTGCTGAGCAGTACGCCGCCGCAGAACGGCAAGTTACCGAACGACGCGGCGATCTGGGTTGATCCCGGGGCCTAA
- a CDS encoding thioesterase family protein, which produces MRETYIHPVHLRWSDEDRNGHVNNSKFMTYTEDARIAWLGVMRAQTGAGPGSEGVILASLHCEYKAQVHFAHTKELEVLNTVRRIGSSSVELHQTVQVPGAEVVADLITVLVSFDYDAGRAAPWGDEQRAWLGKYVEGVGDAAAV; this is translated from the coding sequence GTGCGCGAGACCTACATCCATCCGGTACACCTTCGGTGGTCCGACGAGGATCGCAATGGGCACGTCAACAACAGCAAGTTCATGACATACACCGAGGACGCCCGCATCGCCTGGCTCGGGGTGATGCGCGCGCAGACCGGTGCCGGCCCGGGCAGTGAAGGAGTCATCCTCGCCAGCCTGCATTGCGAATACAAGGCGCAGGTCCACTTCGCGCACACGAAGGAGCTTGAGGTCCTAAATACGGTGCGCCGGATCGGGTCGTCGTCGGTGGAGCTGCACCAGACGGTCCAGGTGCCCGGAGCCGAGGTCGTCGCCGACCTCATCACGGTGCTGGTCAGCTTTGACTACGACGCCGGTCGCGCGGCGCCGTGGGGCGACGAGCAACGGGCATGGCTAGGTAAATATGTAGAGGGCGTCGGCGACGCGGCAGCGGTTTAG
- a CDS encoding acyl-CoA thioesterase, producing MAFSTLIPLRWGDMDAYGHVNNVVFLSYLEQARVNAFHSTPDDRSGAALLKEGVVVVEHTIRYRRQLPYSSVPLRIVCWTDEIKSATYTTAYKLWNDAGEEPELVATAKTLLAPVDFATGRPRRLTPEERTFLGRFGPEESSH from the coding sequence ATGGCTTTCTCGACGCTTATCCCGTTGCGGTGGGGTGACATGGATGCCTACGGACACGTCAACAACGTCGTGTTCCTCAGCTATCTCGAACAGGCCCGCGTCAACGCCTTTCACTCGACGCCGGACGACCGCAGCGGCGCGGCCCTGCTCAAAGAGGGCGTCGTGGTCGTCGAGCACACGATCCGCTATAGGCGCCAGCTTCCGTATTCCAGCGTGCCGCTGCGCATCGTGTGCTGGACCGACGAGATCAAGAGCGCGACCTACACCACGGCGTACAAGCTCTGGAATGACGCGGGTGAGGAGCCGGAGCTCGTCGCGACGGCCAAGACGTTGCTGGCGCCGGTCGACTTCGCCACGGGCCGGCCACGGCGGCTCACCCCCGAGGAACGGACATTCCTCGGCAGGTTCGGTCCTGAGGAGTCCTCCCATTAG
- a CDS encoding beta-ketoacyl-[acyl-carrier-protein] synthase family protein — protein sequence MHETRDGRRVVITGLGVVAPCGTGLDAFWNGLGAPVAPSVMRTVQDFDPKAYGLKHVDARRLDRFAQIAYAAGKMALEDAFEDGDVSEYSEWKRGIIMGTGIGGAFSWEANAEALMTKGERAVSPLTVPMVMPNAGSAALSMRLGFRGPVETVTTACASGTHAIANGAKLIASGRCDVMLVGGSDACQTGVMNGGFTNMKALSSSGISRPFDTERDGFCSAEAGGVLVLEELAHARKRGARIYAEVAGSGSTADAHHITAPDPEGAGAVMCMRAALEDAGLEAGQITHINAHGTSTPLNDAAESGAVAKLFGTDPGPAMTSIKGVTGHSLGAAGAVEGVALALSFHNKKIPPTMHTENVDPKIEVDIVREWRDWEPGPAISNSFAFGGHNGSVIFTPVPA from the coding sequence GTGCATGAAACACGCGACGGCCGCCGAGTCGTCATCACCGGCCTCGGGGTCGTAGCCCCCTGCGGGACTGGCCTTGACGCATTCTGGAATGGTCTCGGCGCGCCGGTGGCGCCCAGCGTTATGCGCACGGTCCAGGACTTCGACCCCAAGGCCTACGGTCTTAAGCACGTTGATGCCCGGCGCCTGGACAGATTCGCACAGATTGCGTACGCCGCGGGCAAAATGGCGCTGGAGGATGCGTTCGAAGACGGCGACGTGTCCGAATACAGCGAATGGAAACGCGGAATCATCATGGGCACCGGCATTGGCGGAGCCTTTTCGTGGGAGGCCAATGCCGAGGCGCTCATGACCAAGGGTGAGCGGGCGGTGTCGCCGTTGACCGTGCCGATGGTGATGCCCAACGCCGGATCGGCGGCCCTGTCGATGCGGCTCGGATTCCGCGGACCGGTCGAGACGGTGACCACGGCATGCGCGTCGGGTACCCATGCGATCGCCAACGGCGCGAAGCTGATCGCGTCCGGACGCTGCGACGTCATGCTTGTCGGCGGCAGTGACGCCTGCCAGACGGGCGTCATGAATGGTGGGTTCACGAACATGAAGGCGTTGTCGAGCAGCGGGATCTCACGGCCGTTCGACACCGAGCGTGACGGGTTCTGCTCGGCCGAGGCCGGCGGCGTACTCGTGCTCGAAGAGTTGGCGCACGCACGCAAGCGCGGCGCCCGGATCTACGCCGAAGTTGCCGGCTCCGGGTCGACCGCAGACGCTCACCACATCACCGCGCCCGATCCAGAAGGTGCCGGCGCCGTAATGTGCATGCGCGCCGCGCTCGAGGATGCCGGGCTCGAGGCGGGCCAGATCACCCACATCAATGCGCACGGTACGTCGACGCCGCTCAACGACGCGGCCGAGAGCGGGGCTGTCGCCAAGCTGTTTGGCACCGATCCGGGACCGGCGATGACGTCGATCAAGGGCGTCACCGGGCACTCACTTGGCGCGGCCGGCGCGGTCGAGGGCGTCGCGTTGGCGCTCAGCTTCCATAACAAGAAGATCCCGCCGACGATGCACACCGAAAACGTGGACCCGAAGATAGAAGTCGACATCGTGCGTGAGTGGCGCGACTGGGAGCCCGGTCCGGCGATCAGCAACAGCTTCGCCTTCGGTGGTCACAACGGATCGGTAATCTTCACGCCCGTCCCGGCCTGA
- a CDS encoding acyl-CoA thioesterase: MGESYVYEVQLRWSDEDRMGHLNNTRYLTFAEDARTRWFAMVPAYDGKTHASSIVARMEVDYIRQVRTADNDWLKVVNTVVGIGRSSVRLQQEIQRMNGEVVNRVIATQVNFDYDNNSSLPWSDTQRAWLTKFAHATPAVGDTVSAGKA, from the coding sequence GTGGGCGAGTCATACGTATACGAGGTGCAGTTGCGGTGGTCGGACGAGGACCGGATGGGGCACCTCAACAACACGCGCTACCTGACATTTGCCGAGGACGCCCGGACCCGGTGGTTCGCGATGGTCCCGGCGTATGACGGCAAGACTCACGCGAGCTCGATCGTGGCCCGGATGGAGGTCGACTACATTCGGCAGGTTCGCACCGCAGACAACGACTGGCTGAAGGTCGTCAACACCGTTGTCGGTATCGGTCGCTCGTCGGTACGCCTGCAGCAGGAGATTCAGCGGATGAACGGCGAGGTCGTCAATCGGGTGATCGCGACCCAGGTCAACTTCGACTACGACAACAACTCGTCGTTGCCCTGGAGTGACACCCAGCGCGCCTGGCTGACGAAGTTCGCCCACGCGACTCCGGCCGTCGGCGACACCGTGAGCGCCGGAAAGGCCTGA
- a CDS encoding lipopolysaccharide biosynthesis protein codes for MATSFRTRSRSPENIYVPAVTIFSNVLSYLLFLVAARLLDRSTYGETLALLNLVLIATIPSFAIQTAIARRTATGTVPAGAVRASLAVATGCGVVMALCAPLIAGFLHIDSYVGVYGAALAVPALGVLGLAQGAAQGRQRWFWLCLALGLMGVGRVGGGIAGLMLTHNSSGALVGTGIGLCLAAAVCLRPAVRTSYDRPIDPRARIGRYLHEIAHASHAHGAFLLLSSLDLVLARNVLSPNDAGLYAAGAVIFKAALWLPQPVSLMLFADLSIIDKHRATVRRGLMLVGGLAALTILACAVLGGVAAFIVGGEHYPDLGSEAWLFAVAGSGLALAQFGLYGGLSMLRRRRLIFIWACVVGEVVISQALGAGTTPRAFITAIAALCALTATAMMIAALRYDPVRNPPKLGELAQAGTGVKITDPL; via the coding sequence GTGGCGACGAGCTTTCGGACACGATCGCGCTCGCCAGAAAACATCTACGTTCCGGCCGTCACGATCTTCTCCAATGTCCTGAGCTACCTGCTGTTTCTGGTCGCGGCACGGCTGCTGGACCGCTCGACGTACGGCGAGACGCTCGCGCTGCTGAATCTGGTGCTGATCGCGACGATCCCGTCGTTCGCCATCCAGACCGCGATCGCCCGGCGTACCGCCACCGGCACGGTCCCGGCCGGTGCCGTGCGCGCGAGCCTTGCGGTCGCGACCGGGTGCGGAGTCGTGATGGCCCTGTGCGCGCCACTGATTGCCGGGTTCCTGCATATCGACTCGTACGTCGGGGTGTACGGCGCGGCGCTCGCGGTGCCTGCGCTCGGCGTACTCGGGTTAGCCCAGGGCGCGGCACAGGGACGTCAGCGGTGGTTCTGGTTGTGTCTCGCGCTCGGGCTCATGGGAGTCGGCCGGGTCGGCGGCGGCATCGCCGGGCTGATGCTCACCCACAACTCCAGCGGAGCACTGGTTGGTACCGGAATCGGGCTGTGTCTCGCGGCGGCGGTCTGCCTACGGCCCGCGGTCCGCACGTCGTACGACAGACCGATCGACCCGCGAGCGCGGATCGGTCGATACCTTCACGAGATCGCGCACGCGTCCCATGCCCACGGGGCGTTTCTACTGCTGAGCAGTCTCGACCTGGTCCTGGCACGTAACGTCCTGTCCCCCAACGACGCCGGCCTGTACGCCGCCGGCGCGGTGATCTTCAAGGCCGCGCTGTGGCTTCCGCAGCCGGTCAGCCTGATGCTCTTTGCCGACCTGTCGATCATCGACAAGCACCGCGCGACGGTCCGGCGAGGCCTGATGCTGGTCGGTGGGCTCGCCGCACTGACCATCCTTGCCTGCGCCGTTCTTGGTGGCGTGGCCGCCTTTATCGTCGGCGGCGAGCACTATCCCGACCTCGGATCCGAGGCATGGCTATTCGCGGTGGCCGGCTCAGGGTTGGCGTTGGCTCAGTTCGGCCTGTACGGCGGGCTGTCGATGCTGCGTCGCCGACGACTCATCTTCATTTGGGCGTGTGTCGTTGGCGAGGTCGTCATCTCACAGGCACTCGGTGCCGGCACTACACCGCGCGCGTTCATCACCGCCATCGCCGCGCTCTGCGCACTGACGGCGACCGCGATGATGATCGCTGCGCTACGTTATGACCCGGTACGAAATCCGCCGAAGCTCGGCGAGCTCGCTCAGGCCGGGACGGGCGTGAAGATTACCGATCCGTTGTGA
- a CDS encoding acyl carrier protein, whose product MSAITADQVKSDVAEYLQLDPSRLSQYALLTEDLGVDSLTAIEMSIQLEGRYDIDISDEELADVSTYGDLEKLVLSKTGEK is encoded by the coding sequence ATGTCTGCAATTACTGCTGATCAGGTCAAGTCCGACGTAGCCGAATACCTGCAGCTTGACCCGTCGCGACTGTCCCAGTATGCGCTGCTGACCGAAGATCTCGGCGTCGACTCGTTGACCGCAATCGAGATGTCCATCCAGCTCGAGGGCCGCTATGACATCGACATTTCCGACGAGGAGCTCGCCGACGTATCGACGTACGGCGACCTCGAAAAACTCGTTCTGAGCAAGACTGGAGAGAAGTAA
- the ettA gene encoding energy-dependent translational throttle protein EttA, which produces MAQYIYTMRKARKAHGDKVILDDVTLAFLPGAKIGVVGPNGAGKSSVLKIMAGLDTPSNGDADLSPGYTVGILMQEPRLNEDLDVRGNVEEAVKATRELLQKFEEVSAKMGEPDADFDALMAEQGDLMEKIEHADAWELDSHIEQAMDALRCPPPDADVRLLSGGEKRRVALCKLLLEAPDLLLLDEPTNHLDAESVQWLEQHLEKYAGTVVAVTHDRYFLDNVAQWILELDRGRAIAYEGNYSTYLEKKSARLAVEGKKDAKRKKRLDEELEWVRSNAKGRQAKSKARLARYEEMATEAEKTRKLDFEEIQIPPGPRLGSIVVESDGLTKGFDDRLLMDNLSFTLPPNGIVGVIGPNGAGKTTLFKMIVGEEQPDSGKLKIGETVKISFVDQSRSGIDDKKSVWEVVSDGLDYMKVGQVEMPSRAYIGAFGFKGPDQQKPAGVLSGGERNRLNLALTLKQGGNMILLDEPTNDLDVETLSSLENALLEFPGCVVVTSHDRWFLDRIATHILAYEGDSQWFWFEGNFESYEKNKIDRLGAEAARPSRATYRKLTRG; this is translated from the coding sequence GTGGCTCAGTACATATACACCATGCGTAAGGCGCGCAAGGCGCACGGCGACAAGGTCATTCTCGATGATGTGACGCTGGCGTTTTTGCCGGGCGCGAAGATCGGCGTTGTCGGGCCTAATGGCGCCGGCAAGTCCAGCGTTCTGAAAATCATGGCCGGCCTCGATACGCCGTCAAATGGCGACGCGGACCTGAGCCCCGGCTACACCGTCGGGATACTGATGCAGGAGCCCAGGCTCAACGAGGACCTCGACGTACGCGGCAATGTTGAAGAGGCGGTCAAGGCCACCCGCGAACTACTGCAGAAGTTCGAAGAGGTCAGCGCGAAGATGGGCGAGCCGGACGCGGACTTCGACGCGCTGATGGCCGAGCAGGGCGACCTGATGGAGAAGATCGAGCACGCCGACGCGTGGGAGCTCGACTCGCACATCGAGCAGGCGATGGATGCGTTGCGCTGCCCGCCGCCGGATGCCGACGTGAGGCTGCTGTCCGGTGGCGAGAAGCGCCGGGTCGCGCTGTGCAAGTTGCTGCTGGAAGCTCCCGACCTGCTGCTGCTCGATGAACCGACCAACCACCTCGACGCCGAGTCCGTGCAGTGGCTCGAGCAGCATCTCGAGAAGTACGCCGGCACCGTTGTCGCGGTCACTCACGACCGGTACTTCCTCGATAACGTCGCGCAGTGGATCCTGGAGCTGGACCGCGGGCGGGCGATCGCCTACGAAGGCAACTACTCGACGTACCTGGAGAAGAAGTCGGCGCGACTGGCTGTCGAGGGCAAGAAGGACGCCAAGCGTAAAAAGCGCCTCGACGAAGAGCTCGAGTGGGTCCGCTCCAACGCCAAGGGTCGGCAAGCCAAGAGCAAGGCGCGACTGGCCCGTTACGAGGAGATGGCGACCGAGGCCGAGAAGACCCGCAAGCTCGACTTCGAGGAGATTCAGATCCCGCCAGGTCCGCGACTCGGCTCGATCGTGGTCGAGTCCGACGGCCTGACCAAGGGTTTCGACGACCGTCTGCTCATGGACAACCTGTCCTTCACCTTGCCGCCGAACGGCATCGTCGGTGTCATTGGTCCGAACGGCGCAGGCAAGACGACGCTATTTAAGATGATTGTCGGCGAAGAGCAGCCGGACTCCGGCAAGCTCAAGATCGGCGAGACGGTCAAGATCTCCTTCGTCGACCAGAGCCGCTCGGGTATCGATGACAAGAAGAGTGTCTGGGAGGTTGTGTCCGACGGGCTGGACTACATGAAGGTCGGGCAGGTCGAGATGCCGTCCCGCGCCTACATCGGTGCCTTCGGTTTCAAGGGTCCAGACCAGCAGAAGCCGGCCGGCGTTCTGTCCGGCGGCGAGCGCAACCGGCTCAACCTCGCTCTGACGCTCAAGCAGGGCGGCAACATGATCCTGCTCGACGAGCCGACGAACGATCTTGACGTGGAGACGCTTTCGAGCCTGGAAAACGCGCTGCTGGAGTTCCCGGGCTGCGTCGTGGTCACGTCCCACGACCGGTGGTTCCTAGATCGCATCGCGACCCACATCCTTGCCTATGAAGGCGACTCGCAGTGGTTCTGGTTTGAGGGCAACTTCGAGTCCTACGAGAAGAACAAGATCGACCGGCTTGGCGCCGAGGCCGCGCGGCCAAGCCGTGCGACGTACCGCAAGCTGACGCGCGGTTAG
- a CDS encoding globin: MTDPASRSDGSFYAEIGGSPTFEKIVATFYEGVANDPILRPLYPEEDLGPAAIRFQLFLEQYWGGPGTYSEVRGHPRLRMRHQPFVIGEVERDRWLHHIGVGLDSVSLTAEQRQTFWAYLVMAAHAMVNAPENASQ, translated from the coding sequence ATGACCGACCCCGCGTCACGAAGTGACGGTTCGTTCTACGCCGAGATCGGCGGCTCCCCCACGTTCGAGAAAATTGTCGCGACTTTTTATGAGGGCGTCGCAAATGATCCGATCCTGCGACCGCTGTACCCCGAGGAGGATCTCGGACCGGCGGCGATCCGCTTTCAGTTGTTCTTGGAGCAGTACTGGGGCGGACCTGGCACTTACTCCGAGGTGCGCGGGCACCCTCGACTGCGGATGCGGCACCAGCCATTCGTGATCGGCGAGGTCGAGCGTGATCGCTGGCTGCATCACATCGGGGTCGGCCTCGACTCGGTGTCCTTGACCGCCGAACAGCGCCAGACGTTCTGGGCCTATCTCGTGATGGCCGCGCACGCCATGGTCAACGCGCCGGAGAACGCGAGCCAGTAA
- a CDS encoding mechanosensitive ion channel family protein gives MTYAAAFVNAEDALHTGIRIAIIIVVAIATRFLMHRAVRRLTKRTGDGKVPVMLRPLKGKAKEAAVRATGLLAERRRQRAETIRSVLQSVISIVIGSIAVILVLGELGINLAPIIASAGIAGVALGFGAQSLVKDYLNGISMILEDQYGVGDIVDLGAASGTIEAVGLRTTRVRDAEGVIWYVRNGEIIRVGNSSQGTATVIVDMPVAHGIDIEHAQSLMASVLANMANDPELADTYVQAPEVLGVQTVTALGMTLRAVLTTIPRARYSAARIAKQRLASAFAGAGIKSPATMLPTSVVSDPTSPTEETRK, from the coding sequence GTGACCTACGCAGCCGCATTCGTGAACGCCGAAGATGCTCTCCACACCGGCATCAGAATCGCGATCATCATCGTGGTCGCGATCGCAACCCGGTTCCTGATGCACCGCGCCGTACGCCGACTCACCAAACGCACCGGGGACGGCAAGGTCCCAGTGATGCTGCGGCCGCTGAAGGGTAAGGCCAAGGAGGCCGCAGTTCGCGCCACCGGGCTACTTGCCGAACGTCGGCGGCAGCGCGCGGAGACGATCCGCTCGGTGCTGCAGAGCGTGATCTCGATTGTCATCGGCAGTATCGCCGTCATCCTGGTGCTCGGTGAGCTCGGGATCAACCTCGCGCCGATCATCGCGAGTGCTGGTATTGCCGGCGTGGCCCTCGGTTTCGGCGCGCAAAGTCTCGTCAAGGACTACCTCAACGGCATCTCGATGATCCTTGAGGACCAATACGGCGTCGGCGACATCGTTGACCTCGGCGCGGCGTCCGGCACCATCGAGGCGGTCGGGCTGCGCACGACGCGGGTGCGCGATGCGGAGGGTGTGATCTGGTATGTCCGCAATGGCGAGATCATCAGGGTCGGCAACAGCAGCCAGGGCACCGCGACCGTCATCGTCGACATGCCCGTCGCTCACGGCATAGACATCGAGCACGCGCAGAGCCTGATGGCGTCGGTGCTCGCCAACATGGCCAACGACCCCGAACTCGCAGACACTTATGTACAGGCACCGGAGGTACTCGGCGTACAGACCGTGACCGCCTTGGGGATGACGCTGCGTGCCGTCCTCACCACCATTCCGCGGGCCCGATACAGTGCGGCCCGGATCGCCAAACAGCGCCTTGCGAGCGCGTTTGCCGGCGCCGGCATCAAGTCGCCGGCGACGATGTTGCCGACTAGCGTGGTGAGCGATCCAACATCGCCAACAGAGGAAACCCGTAAATGA